The DNA window TTTACCATGCAAAAGGTTATTCTTGTTTGTATTCTTCCCACAATTTGCTCTAaggtcttttttcttcttcgGTCCTTTGTGTTTAGCTATATTAACATATGTATTCATCGCGGGCATATTGCTTAAAACATCTTTTTACTACTTATCGTTATACTTAGCGAAGTTAAGCATTGCTGCCCCTTCAAAAAGTTCATCAAACAGATGATAAACGTCTctgttaatatttatattttctttaaaaaaaataaatgacaaaagtTATCTTCTGCGGTCAGGATCAAATGTCGCACCATCTAAGGGCCACCTCCTTTTGCCAATTTACCAGACCACTCCAGCTAACTCCACGTATACCGCGCAGGCAATCAATTGACGACCAGCAGAAATTAAACACAGGGTCAAGTGTCACCAAGAAGTTTGTTTTTTGAGTTAAAACCCATGAAAGCTATAGTTCAAAGGTTCTATGATAAAGTTTTTCCAAAGCATGTAGGGATGTGGCACTTAAAACGGTGAATAGGTAACGCCATCGTGTTTTGTAATTAGGTTACTTAGCTATTAGTGCATGTAGTTTATTCAGTTATAATCTCGTCCTTATGCGTGGATTGAAATGCTGAGTACATAGTAATTTTTGAAGTGGAAAATTTACTTCCAGAACTGGAATAAGCATATTAATCATACATGCTTAAATATACGTGTATATACACGAAAGAGAGTGATCAAATACTaagtaaatgattcatttttgcACCAAGAGTGATCCACCTCCAGTTTTAATATTGTTGCCGACCATGGAGGTATTTGGTCAGAAACCAAGTGACAAACAGAAAGGCAGACAAACTGGCAAATCCAAAACTGGAATAAATCCCAGAGCTGGATTTCGCACGTTAATTTTTTGTCTTTCATTGCACATCTATTTTTATACTCGTATTAGATGCTCTCTCCTCGTATGCCAAGTATCACCTcgttttgcaaaaataaaacaaaacctgAAGTAATTAACAAGTGATGGTCATTAGCGTTAACAAATGCTTATTCTGATGTGAGTGGGGTTTGTTTTCGCCATTTTATGGTGCTCTAATTTAAGCACGATTACAGCACGATATTCACTGAATTAGACATTTAAAGTTCTGTGAAGTACTGCTGCTTCATTATTATCCAGTTTCAAGAGAAGAAATTCGTTACTTACATCGTCTCTTGACCTCTAACAATATTTATTATGTACTTTAATGTCGAACCCCTTCAATCTTCACTCTGCCGTTCCATGTCCGAGAAATAAGAGGTTTGTATTCGATTGTCGTAGAGAATTATTTGATTGTAGATTCCTAAAGTAAACTGTGAAGTGTTGGTAATTTGATCGATGTAAGATGCATAGTACATGTTAACGTGGTCTGTAATCTGAAAGCATTAAAACAGGCGAGGTCTGATTTCAGAGGGAATCGCAATCCAATAGCGACATTTTAAGTCCCACCCAGAATCTTGAGTTAGGTAAAAGCGCATCAGGCAAAGCTGATGTATAGTTTTAATCTGGTAaatatacataatacatgtCTTTAGAGTTTTTGCGTTATTGACACTAGAACAATGTTATCACGAAGGAATTTTTTTAGGGTGAAGTAAAACCCACCCCATCCTCATCACAACAATCTTCACTTCAAAGAGAACTCGTTTCGTAATGAAATTATAAGTATTTCGCTAGAACATAAACTTCCTTTTTATCCTTTATTAGCTGAATCCCCCTTTATGGGTCGTGGTTTCAATGACGCCTTGCTGGTAATCAAAGATCAAAAAGTTTTTCCTTCCCTCCGAACGTGTATCTAttattaaaacttcataaaaatttcatgttttaatgtgataatattgataataaaaattctACTAAAATATTTGTGGCTGCTGAAACTTTTAGACGGGAACAATAGTGTTTTGTATTCTGTTTCCTCGTGCATTGGAAACACCAATCTCTATAAAACAATACTGCGGCGACCTATGTGTGTCTCGGTCATTGTAGGTGTCTCGTGACAATAAAACGTGTAGGTCGCTTTGCGGCTCCTTGACACACACCacgaaatgaaaaaataatgaacaacCAATATTCAGTCAACAGCAATTGCTCTTGGTATATTTCAAgacttgtttaaaaattttgttcttttcattattttctatcTGGAGTTGTAACGAATATAGAGCGAGAGTGCAAAGGACCTAATTGTAGGTATGCTAcaaagtgtatttttttttactaaagtgTAATTATTGGGTATaatcaaaaaaatttttttatataaatttggaTGGAATTTGCAAGTTCTTTTGTCGACGTAACcctgttttcaaaacaaaaatcataaaatgtttGAACTAGGCTTCTAATATCAAGACGTTGCAATTTAAAAATAGCTGAGGTAGGAAGTTTAAGGTTAATGAAAGGCTGTTCATTAAGACCTTTAAGGATAATTTTcttgataaatataaaaaaaagtattaaagcATAATCTTAATTACCCTTTGAAGATACCCAGTGACAGGAATATTCAATGATACTGAATTTACACCAATTCAGAATGCCGCCTTTAAAAcacttaaatatatttcattcactTTCTTTGTAGAAGTATAACTCTATATTCATTGCATTTCCTACCGACCATTATGTAAatgagatatatttttaaaaacgcTAACGAAACAAATGGAACGATTCAACAACAGCCACAGTTGACAATACATCAAGGCCTGCTGTCATCTCAGTGACCTATATCTATAAACGTCTCTCCCCGGGCCGCCCCGACCCGGCGCATTGGTCCGCCCAGCGCCGGAAGTGACTCTCGTGCTGTAGAGAATAGATTTATGGTCATTTATGGTCCGTATTTGTGAAAAGTGCAATCAACTGCTATCTCAGAAAATTCTTTATTAATACCTGTGACATTTAAGCCGAAtgatattaattataatgtGTTCATAGGCacaaattttttgaattatgatATGTTAATATGTTCGTTTAACTTTcttacatcttttaaaaaatttgacttATAAACAAGAGACATGCACATACAATGCGTCACACATGAACATGAACGGTAGATTTGgttgttttttgggggtttttttttgggggggggggtgtatataTAAGTAGTTAACCAAATTCTTTGGTGAGGGACAATTCATTTTCacaacacatacatgtaagacaaatttgtacaaattaaaaaaaaatattcgtatttcaatctttttttgtATTGTAGAATGAATTTTCTTACAGAAAGGTTACATAGTAAGTGGAAGAAAACATAGTTATGAATTACAGGGTAAAAAACTGGACCAAGGTTGGATCACGCGACTAATCGCAAGAGACCATCAAATGTTAAGTTCAAAGAATAGATTACATGCATAATATTGACCCCAAATTATCCTATTGCATGTTTTCTTACATAAGATTAGCAAACTTCTCGTTATGAATGGGGGTTTTAGCTGTGTCTAGTAAATGGTGCATTTTGCTTTCAGGAAACGTTTCGCATTTAAACGTCAACATTTTCTTCAACGATAAGTAAAGATCGCCTTGAATAAACCCCCTAGGATCTCGGTGTATGTACATATATCACGTTTACACTCCGAATAGTACCTGTACCTGGACGCATACTTTACTTTACTTGCATGCCAAGGTCGGGTTAAGCGTTCGTGTAAGCTTGCACAGTGCATTCTGTGATTTCACGCAAGTAGATGTGAATCAATGATCAATAATAAAAGGTAATGTCCGGTGTATTGAAGATTGTTCACCGATAGTTCTTGTTATGTccgtttttaaaatcaatgtaaacCTTTTTGCCTTTTGGTCGTTCCTTACCCTTGTTAGCGGTCAGCAATATACGCGAGTTTCTCTCACCTCTCAACCCTTGCAGCGGATGTAAGTGTCAATTTTAAATGCAAGACTATAGCTGCGCACCTAAAAGGTCTCGACTtatataaaactgtaaaaagaTACCATATAAATTTGTATGATCTGACTAAGGATGGCACTGCAAAAGAGACGCGATGACATTATTCAACCGCTGACAAAGGCAATGTCTGATTAATGCCAGGCAGTTGCATGAAGATTGAGTACGAAACCCATATTGGAAGGGGTATCCAATTGACTGACGTAGATTTAATTATCAACGTGGTTACAGGAAAAGGAAATATAGAGAAACATAACCCGATTCAAGCAACAGACATTGCATGCCGGTGGTTCGAGAGTTCCTCTGCGAATGATTAAAAAAGCTGTAATTGAAGAGAAGCCGTTTAATGGATTACAAGGtcgttttcaaattaaaaagacaATATTTACGGTTCAGAGCGTATTTTATTTATCGGATAGATTTGGAGAGAGATGAATCGCCGCGCCCTAGGTAGAGGGGGATTCAGGCAGGTAATATAATGAGGCGGTGATGAAGTAGGCGATTCGGTCGATTGTTCAGGCCAAAGAAAACTTGCTTCTAATCCATCTCAGATGTAAATACTGATTATCTACACGCAAAGCCGTGCTAAAAGCACAACCGCGGtgttcaaaagttgtttaaactttgCATGAATCGCTTTCCATCATACGGGTTCTCGTATTCGTAGCACTGCCGGTTAATCCATCAGTTGAGCGTTAGAACACACGATaatgatgttatttttttcctctaaatattttgataagtgtACTActcatatattttattcattctttTCTGCGGTGCCAGACTGTGAGTGGATGAGTAACACAAATcagtgatttatttttgtcGACTCCTCAAGATTTTGGCTTGGAGTTTATGTActgatttctttgaaattaaTGAAGGGCAGAGACTCCGTGGCTACGTACCCAAACATGCCAGATCTATCGTACCTGACAGCTTTACATCTCTCGTTCTTATTTGAAAGTCAAATCACAACTTCTGTACATTCAGGCCCAAGATTGACATGTACTATATTATGGAAAGCGGGTCACATAAATATTAGAATGTCACCTAAATTTGAATTGTAACACTGACTTACATAattaaacagtttaattttaTGTACCAGAAACATTCATCGACAAAGATATGTGAATATTAGACACTTTAACGGTCATTTTTCATTACGATATGTTAAATGCcaaatttgattaattataaaaaatgacaacttggctatttcaagaaattttgaaaatgaggCTGTCTTTCATCGAGAAAAGAATGTATCAACTTCGTTGGCGAATCATTGCAAAGTATTACAGGAGGGGTTTGAACTTTTAGCTCAATATTATGGTTAGCCTGTAATGGGATATTTTGAGTCTGTACAAGCAGGCCTTCTCTGAAACTATTTGATGTCAACAGACGATCAACGGATTTGGGTTTTAACGTTGCAGTCTAAAAACGCACACAAAAGAGTGATTATTACAAGAGAGCCTAAAGTGGGTTGTTTGATAGAAAAAAGACAGTCTTTTGTAATTACTAGGTCAAAGATGGAATAGTTGGGGATCCCTCTCAGCAAATCCTTGTCCAAGACCGGGTATTTACTCAGGGTTTAAGATTCGTCACTCGTTAACGACCCAGTCTTTTAAAATTCTCTCTGGttatttagataaaatatataccatacatgcattttatatTCAGATGTGCTTAATGTAATCGAATAAATATTGCTTTGGAGATTAAAACAGACCAAACATAACACTGTTCTTTGAAACATCAATAAATCTTTCATGTCTATAAAAAGATAATTCTCTCTACAAAATCTGGTACAGATTTTTTCCATTGTGTTAAGTCTATATGGGTAGAGATATATAAATagttacaaaaatattgttcatCGTTGagaataaaaacagttttctgCTTTTAAATACAGATTATTCACAGTTTCATGTCCATTCATATTTGTATTCCTGGTACTTCAATATTGTCTTTTAGAGGGGATGCATTAAATGTGCAGGCCTCTTGAAGTCATTTCAAGTCTGTAAGTTAAAACTTTCCTGAGGTAGAGTAATATAAAAACGTCGTGGGTCCGCCGTCAATGAGTTCTTTTCTGTCACAAACACTACAGCATTGTCGTGATTTACGACATTGACATCATTTACAATCATTTACaatgtaaatcaataaaaatagatttagccataaaaaaattaaaagtttcgTCTTGAGACATGTCATATCACAAAATAAACAACGGTCTTTGAGGATGTTCGCTGATTATGCTATTAAGTAAAAAACTTGATTGCAGAAGTTATCTGACCCCCGAAACACTGAGTATCTTTCGAGGCATCCAACAAAACACGCCACTGAATCAAAAACCTCACTTCAATTGTCGCTTTGAACCAGTTTGGTCCTCTGATATAACTGTAGCTTCCCCTGTTGAATTGAGCAAGGATTAAGGCTAAGCGTATCTTGTCGCACGTTGTTTGCATCACTTGAAGCTGAGCATTAGTTTGAGATCGAGGCTAGGTCGAGAATCACAGGTCCTGCTCGTTGTTAAAGCTTCTTTACGTTAGCAGCAGATCTGAGCTTGCGTCTAGATCTAACTGAACAAGGTCAATATTAGCTGCTAGAATGTCGTCTGCATCATCGTCACCTAGAATGTCTGCATCGTCAGGTGGTATCAACTCACCGTCAGACGGACTTAAGCACTGTTCATCGCCGGAGGAAGATAGACTGGAAGATCGGAGAGAAGATGCATCCGAATTCAAATCATCGTCATGACCCAGAGTCTGCCTGAGGGCCGAAATATAGTTCATTGCCAACCTAAGCGTTGTGATTTTTGTAAGCTTTGACGTTTTCCCTGCTTCTATATCGGGTAACACTTTTCGGAGATCCTCAAATGCGTCGTTGATTTCCACCATCCGTCCCCTTTCGCGCGCATTTGCTGCCTTTCGCCTGTATTTGCTGAGCGGAGGTGGTTTGGCTTTTGGCTTCGGTTGCCTCGGCTCTCGGCGTTTGCGTTCACTTTGCACTCGATTTACCAAAGTAATGTTCCTCAAGTTATATTCTGCGGACGCATTTTCATCGTCcagttttttcttttttctggaAGATCTTCTAAGGTTACAATCCCCATCTCGGACAATGTCCATTTTATCGGACTGCTCACTGGAAGAACTAGAGTCCTCGGAGGTTCCACAGTTCTTACACTGAATGTCTTGGAAGTTTGCTTCGTTTCTATCACACGGTTCTTGTTCCATGATGATACCTGGACTGTCACTTTAAAAATCACTACACCTGTCGGTCGacaacatttatatatatataatactacACTTAAATTTGTGCTTCTGTCAAATAGAGAATTCAGGCGATGCGCAGTGCGCTACTACGGTAGCTCAACGATCCATGTCCGTAAATACGGCCCGGTTCAGCTTTTATACTGAACGAAACCAACCAATTGGAAgggttttaaaagaattaaataattcattcatACTCCGCCCCTTGTAAATTCTTTTGGCAGTGTTTTATCAATGGGAATAATATTTACCATACAATCCTTACAAAATACCTCTCTTTATAGCCCTTCTTATGCTATGATACCATCACCAGCTTGTTTTGTCTCCAGCCCCGCGGGAGACGCTTAGAAGagatttatcattaaaagacaaACATCATGTTCTTCTCTCAGTCATAATGAACGATAGACTCTCTCTTCATAGAACATTGTCCGAAGGCTGCAAGCGATGTCTCCAAAGGTTACAGCGCAACTAACAGAGATCGAGGACCTTCAAGTATATCCTTCATGTAGACCATGCATGTTGACAAAACCTTTCTCTGAACATTTGTTTTAACTTTCTTTCATGTTGTTCAttatataaagatgaaataactATAGACACTGGCGGTACAGGTATATGCTGGACCCGGGCACTTTTAATCACCTGTGACGGAGTCACTACCTTGATGAGTTGAAGggggaaatgaaaattaaaaattagacccttgttttgaaaaatattcttaatattACACAAATTTTTCAATGCCATATTCTATGACAAAAATGGAAAGGTTGGCTTTTTGACACCTTCCATCTGTCAAGCCGCCAACCGAGTTTTTTCCACAGACCGAGGTGTTGGAGCAAGGTGTGCGTATGACATGGACCAATGCATGTGCAGACCAAAAGAGGTCACCGCAGGTGAAGGTGAAAGCACTCTGTTAAATTATTTAGCCCCCTCCTTTCTCAGCAAAAGAAAATCTCGCAAATGTACACATCATTCTGAAACATCAAGTGACGTTGTAATGACTGCTCTAGTTGAGGTTTAGCTTGCAGGACTGAAAAGGATAGAGACGGTATTGCCCGACTCCGTGCGCTCCAGTGGAGATCCCTGGGAGGAGGAGAGCCAGCTCAAACAGTCACAGCTTGTTGTCTTTTAGGGGTTGTTGATCGGTCCTCCATTGATGAAGATGTGTGTACAGATTAGTTTCAGGAGACTGAATTTTGTGTCAACAGaagaacttttaattgattatttttacgCCTAACTCCACGTGACGTCCCGTCCAGTTGCGAGATAATACCGAGTGCATGTTCTAGCAATTTTTACGAAGTTCTTCTCGTAAAGGGGAACTCGCTGTTGTAATTAGCCTTACGCCCGGACGTATATGGTTAGAAACCTTATTAACCTGAATAAAGACAAGGTCGaggatacaatgtacatatgatGTTTATTCCTCTGTGTCCCAAGCGTAAGTGACacagaataaaaatgaatattaataacaacatattgacaattaaatttaaattgaacatTATTAAAGAACATGATTAAAATAGACATTAATATAACATCACTGGTCCGCCATTTAAAGAGTGGCGGccatatttaaaatcaacttccggTATCAATTCCCGGCCGTTGATTGACAGTATtacaattttaaagtaaaaatattgactaaacaaattttcaaatactgaACCCAATATCCAAATTAGtattaaattatcattaaagTAAGTGAATATGAATCGGATTTACTGtacaaaattatgtttaaaattatcttaacacccaagttaaaaatgttatggAACTTTTACTAATTTCTTAATGTTAAATTAAAGCTATCactttaacttaatttttaataacttgattaaataataaaaatacctataattcatataaacaatctaacttataaaacataaaaatactgACCTGAATAAAGACAAGGTCGaggatacaatgtacatatgatGTTTATTCCTCTGTGTCCCAAGCGTAAGTGACGAGAGGGAGACGGGGGAATAAACTTAATCCTCGACCTGTCCTCAGTGAGGTCACTCAAAGGGGGTAATTACAGtgtaattaacaaattattataatgaCTTTATTGAATTTCCTTTGGGGAGCCTCGCGAGGTTAGCGTCCCCTTTTaccttaatttttattcaattagcGGAAGAGTTTCTCACTATCCCTGGCATCTATTGTTATGCGTTAATCCTAAAGagatagtaaaattaactcaaaTACCTACGCACTGACAGTTGAATAGATAGACCGACTTTTGTTTGCATTACTTCTTAACTTGAACATTTGATAATTGCCGAAATGTGAGAATgatttattcctaaataaattGTTACTAACTTTCTAGATCCGAACAAAAAGGAAACGTGTAAACGTTAATCCGAACCCATGTACATTATTTATGTAGCGCGACGCCTTcttcttaatatttatttagcCCACAAATTCTTAACTTTCATTTAacttaaatcttaaattgtaaaatataaaataattaaaacatttacgaGATATTATAGACTATAAGTAATTATtacgtaaaatatataaaaatcaaaatgtgcaCCGTCACACTACCATGTGTCACGGTGTGACATTCAATCTTTCGGACTATTTCTAATTAatgtgtaaattaactttttcggactttgtgttaattgctacaaaaacttttcatctatttcgacaactgttttataaacgttattaattccgcgcagcattaatcccacctgaggcacaatcagtgatggacagctaatcttttaattgacttctgtttatgtttattgacacttaagcttctttcatcttattaatccttttatgtacatgctgcTAAAATGTCCCGAGTTACTCAATAactgtttgataattgatttacttacatcTGTACTTATTATGTTTATCCTTCATTGTGTTGttccattgttcattatatattattctgaattgtaaattatagTCAGTTAGAATCAGACCTTCGgtgctgatgcataccaaactcacgtaaaagtatattttatgtaaagtctatataaaagtctgaaaactaaaaaaaaaaaaaaaaaaaaacgttttacGAAGTTCTTCTCGTAAAGGGGAACTCGCTGTTGTAATTAGCCTTACGCCCGGACGTATATGGTTAGAAACCTTATTAACCTGAATAAAGACAAGGTCGaggatacaatgtacatatgatGTTTATTCCTCTGTGTCCCAAGCGTAAGTGACacagaataaaaatgaatattaataacaacatattgacaattaaatttaaattgaacatTATTAAAGAACATGATTAAAATAGACATTAATATAACATCACTGGTCCGCCATTTAAAGAGTGGCGGccatatttaaaatcaacttccggTATCAATTCCCGGCCGTTGATTGACAGTATtacaattttaaagtaaaaatattgactaaacaaattttcaaatactgaACCCAATATCCAAATTAGtattaaattatcattaaagTAAGTGAATATGAATCGGATTTACTGtacaaaattatgtttaaaattatcttaacacccaagttaaaaatgttatggAACTTTTACTAATTTCTTAATGTTAAATTAAAGCTATCactttaacttaatttttaataacttgattaaataataaaaatacctataattcatataaacaatctaacttataaaacataaaaatactgACCTGAATAAAGACAAGGTCGaggatacaatgtacatatgatGTTTATTCCTCTGTGTCCCAAGCGTAAGTGACGAGAGGGAGACGGGGGAATAAACTTAATCCTCGACCTGTCCTCAGTGAGGTCACTCAAAGGGGGTAATTACAGtgtaattaacaaattattataatgaCTTTATTGAATTTCCTTTGGGGAGCCTCGCGAGGTTAGCGTCCCCTTTTaccttaatttttattcaattagcGGAAGAGTTTCTCACTATCCCTGGCATCTATTGTTATGCGTTAATCCTAAAGagatagtaaaattaactcaaaTACCTACGCACTGACAGTTGAATAGATAGACCGACTTTTGTTTGCATTACTTCTTAACTTGAACATTTGATAATTGCCGAAATGTGAGAATgatttattcctaaataaattGTTACTAACTTTCTAGATCCGAACAAAAAGGAAACGTGTAAACGTTAATCCGAACCCATGTACATTATTTATGTAGCGCGACGCCTTcttcttaatatttatttagcCCACAAATTCTTAACTTTCATTTAacttaaatcttaaattgtaaaatataaaataattaaaacatttacgaGATATTATAGACTATAAGTAATTATtacgtaaaatatataaaaatcaaaatgtgcaCCGTCACACAATCCCAAAGATTAAGGATCACTCTCAATAGTCTGCGCCTTAATTACGTCTCAGCTAACGTGCAAGTGCCCGGGCAATTATTACTGAACTGCCTTGACAAATGGGGGGATCTTTTCAGAAAATACGTTTCGACCGTAAAAGATTTAATTGCGCAAAAGTTTAACAAATTTGTATGCCATAATTGTTTAGGgatagtattttatacatttggCTAAAAATTCATAAACATGAACTTAAAGTTCAGGTGAACCCTAACTATTATGTATTAGtgggtacatgtatactatttaTTGGAAAGATTTCGATCAAACCAGATATTTATTGAATTACCGTTAAAGCAGTTATAATCTATGTGATCAATGATTGCAATATTGTGTTTGAGTTCTAAGATCATGCAATGTAATGAACGATATcggacaatttaaaaaaaatgcaaacataTAATCATTATGAAGTAATACAATGATGTTAGTGAGAAAAATCGTTGCAGAAAGGTCGCTCGTCATACATGATACAAGCGTCGGAATGATCGATACAAGCGTCGGAATGATCGACTCAGCGAACTCAGACGGTGCTCTGTTATTTTATGATTCTTTTTAGCAAATATAAATGAAACTCAACATGAAAAAGCCAAGTACTCAGGGAAATAAAAAGAAGCAGGCAAATGAGTACTGCAAGGAAATTCGGACTTTCTTCATTTCAAACAAGAGAAGTTTTTTGGTGTGATGCTTCTCAAAACAGAAATTTCATTTCTCATATGAATCATGTCAATAAATTTTGTGTGCTTTAATCTATAAATTGAGATACAAAACAACATGCACTAGGGCGACATACTTATTTACACAACTCTAcgtttttttacctttaaaaaggCATTTGGAATGTTCAGTTGCTcacaataaaatcattaaatgctCGTGATTgaatatgtatatagctgcgaTCTCAAAATACATGCCAATtttgcagaaatattttttttaccaaaatggTTCTGCTAATACGTGTATATAAAACAGTCTGAATGATGTTTTGTACCTTTCCGTTCTTTTCAATTTGTTGTCACCGtgattgtaaattttgttgtttgcCTGTTGTCATTTTTTGTACACTTAGGATGACGATGGCTTTAATCTTTGTGGTGCTAATGTTTTTTGTTAGTTTTGAATTCGCAAGGTGGGTGTTAAatcaatttacaatatgacaatgGTCACTGAGCTGTTAACTGACGGTGtccaaattattttttcctGATATTTAAGCTAATGTGGTGTTTTCTAATGTATTTAACAGCTGCATGTTTGAAGAACTATCGGTGATGAAGAAATTAAGATAAAACGACAATGGGTTGTTTTGGATGATGCTTTTTTTATAACTATTCCAGTAAACGATTCGTTAAATTTAAAGTGACGAAAGTTGTTGTTGTTTAATATTTGCTTGTGGTTTGGGTAATTTTTTTCTCGTCAATTCTCGCGACCACACTGTGAAATTGCTCTCTGTGATCACAAAGTCTGAACATTTTTCaatctaaattaaaattttaatgtaaatatgaatactttccatgaaaattaaatttcaaattgttcTTTTCATGGTGGTAATATCGAGAAAATTATGTATTCAAGCTACACGTGTGCATCAGTATGAATGTCGCTCAGAATCCAACTAGGACACGTTGATTATCGTTTTGCGGGAATACAAGTGGCATTtacaaattgttttcttttggtGGTTTTCATTAACCTATTCTTGGGATTTTCGTTATGAACTGTCAccataaaattgatgaaattaatttctttctaaAAGTTTTTGTACtatgaatacaaaatattttctggtataattaattttttttgttatgatcATCAATATTCACTGCAATTAATTGATT is part of the Crassostrea angulata isolate pt1a10 chromosome 3, ASM2561291v2, whole genome shotgun sequence genome and encodes:
- the LOC128178478 gene encoding helix-loop-helix protein delilah-like, yielding MEQEPCDRNEANFQDIQCKNCGTSEDSSSSSEQSDKMDIVRDGDCNLRRSSRKKKKLDDENASAEYNLRNITLVNRVQSERKRREPRQPKPKAKPPPLSKYRRKAANARERGRMVEINDAFEDLRKVLPDIEAGKTSKLTKITTLRLAMNYISALRQTLGHDDDLNSDASSLRSSSLSSSGDEQCLSPSDGELIPPDDADILGDDDADDILAANIDLVQLDLDASSDLLLT